Proteins encoded within one genomic window of Spirochaeta isovalerica:
- a CDS encoding amidohydrolase family protein, with product MDLLIRNVSHEGKIVNIFVSKGKIDRISDTVSESDLQGIAVLEGDDNYIFPMLHNGHTHSPMVLLRGYGDDMVLDEWLNTKIWPAEARLTEEDYYWGNRLALVEMIKNGTGFFNEMYMNPRSMVKALIDFPLKARIHFPLIDGMDVELAKKQITDCSLFFENTSWTQNVKGGVALHSVYANSEYSLKWAGEYARRNNLPLHIHLCETEQEIENCRQKNQGQSPVEYLEKLDFFRDNKVFAAHCLWLDESDIDILSGHGVIAVHNPVSNMKLAAGRVFPYSKLKDKGVPVVLGTDGAASNNNLDLLEEMKIASLLQKHHSGDPTLMSADEAFSLSSGPVVSQIFETGSGKIETGSDADFIIINRKSLSMTPATNIKSNLIYSASGHDILHMILQGEILMKDRMIRGEETVVEMAHRRAEILLKS from the coding sequence ATGGACCTTTTAATCAGGAATGTAAGTCATGAAGGCAAGATTGTTAACATTTTTGTTTCCAAAGGGAAAATAGATCGTATCTCCGATACCGTCTCCGAGTCTGATCTGCAGGGGATTGCAGTTCTTGAGGGAGATGATAACTATATTTTCCCCATGCTGCACAACGGTCATACCCATTCTCCCATGGTTCTCTTAAGAGGCTACGGGGATGATATGGTTCTCGATGAATGGCTCAATACAAAGATCTGGCCTGCTGAAGCCCGCCTTACGGAAGAGGATTATTACTGGGGCAACCGGTTAGCTCTGGTAGAGATGATTAAAAACGGCACAGGCTTTTTCAATGAAATGTATATGAATCCCCGTTCCATGGTTAAGGCTCTGATTGATTTTCCCCTTAAAGCACGTATTCATTTTCCCCTTATAGACGGAATGGATGTTGAGCTGGCAAAAAAGCAAATTACTGACTGTTCTCTTTTTTTTGAGAACACCTCCTGGACGCAGAACGTAAAAGGTGGTGTGGCGCTTCATTCTGTTTACGCCAATTCTGAATATTCCCTGAAATGGGCGGGGGAGTATGCGAGGAGAAATAACCTGCCTCTTCATATACATCTCTGTGAAACAGAACAGGAAATTGAGAACTGCCGACAAAAAAATCAGGGTCAGAGTCCAGTAGAGTATCTGGAAAAACTTGATTTTTTCCGTGACAACAAAGTCTTCGCTGCGCACTGTCTATGGTTGGATGAAAGCGATATTGACATTCTCAGCGGACATGGGGTTATTGCTGTCCATAATCCCGTTTCCAATATGAAACTGGCGGCAGGCAGGGTTTTTCCCTATTCAAAACTGAAGGACAAAGGAGTTCCTGTGGTCCTGGGAACAGACGGCGCGGCATCCAACAACAATCTGGATCTGCTGGAGGAGATGAAAATCGCCTCACTGCTTCAAAAGCATCATTCCGGCGATCCCACACTCATGTCTGCCGATGAAGCATTCTCCCTGAGTTCTGGGCCGGTCGTATCGCAAATATTCGAAACGGGCTCCGGTAAGATCGAAACCGGTTCAGATGCCGACTTTATAATCATTAACAGGAAATCTCTTTCCATGACACCCGCGACAAATATCAAATCCAATTTAATATATTCCGCATCTGGCCATGATATTCTCCATATGATCCTTCAAGGAGAGATCCTTATGAAAGACCGAATGATAAGAGGCGAAGAGACTGTTGTCGAAATGGCTCATAGAAGAGCTGAAATTTTATTAAAAAGTTGA